The Deltaproteobacteria bacterium DNA window CGGGGGGAACTCCGGCTTTTTTATATTCCTGGGGTGTATCGGAAAATTTTATGGGGCTGGCGAGTTGCCGCACCGTTTTCCCGTCAGCACAATCGACTTCAACCACTATGCCCCGTTCTTTTGCATTGGTATCATTCAGTGCCTCTGAAAGAGAGAGAACCGGTTCAACACAGGCTTCAATATTTCTGAACAGTTCCGTCCACTCACCTCTCGTTTTCGTCTTAATTATCTGACGGATCCGTGACTTGACGTTTTTACTGTCCGGCGGGTCGATACCCCCCGGAATCAGGTCCGGGCAGTTGATGGCCGTGCAGAATGCAGCAAAAAATTGCGGTTCGATACTGGCGACGCTTAAATACCCTCCATCCTTTGTTTCATAGAAGTCATAGAGTGAGCCGCCATTGAGGAAGGCCTTTTCGCGTACCGGCTCCTGCCCATCGACCAGGAAGTTGGCGCCATACACTGCATTGAAGGCGATCATTCCGTCAGTCATGGAAATATCAATGTGCTGTCCTTTCCCTGTTTTGCTGCGGTAAATAGCCGCGGCGAGGATTCCGATAATTGCATTGTTGGAACCAGATGCGATATCGGCAATCTGCATTCCGGTCAGACTCGGCCCCATTTCTTTTCTCCCTGAATAGGACATAACCCCGGAACGGGCCAAATAATTGATATCGTGACCGGCCCTATCGCGAAGAGGGCCCGTCTGGCCATAGCCGGTTAACGAACAGTAGATAAGGGAAGGGTTTACTGTTTTCAGACTCGGGTAGTCCAGACCGAACTTTGCCATAACCCCGGGACGGAACTGCTCGATCAGGATATCATATTCGGCAATCAACCGGTGGATAATCCTTAC harbors:
- a CDS encoding CaiB/BaiF CoA-transferase family protein; this encodes MSGPLHELKILDFTTLLPGPYATMSLADMGAHVLRVISGSRPDMVAYIPPFLPGTNLSSAFAHLGRGKRCMTLNLKDNRAVRIIHRLIAEYDILIEQFRPGVMAKFGLDYPSLKTVNPSLIYCSLTGYGQTGPLRDRAGHDINYLARSGVMSYSGRKEMGPSLTGMQIADIASGSNNAIIGILAAAIYRSKTGKGQHIDISMTDGMIAFNAVYGANFLVDGQEPVREKAFLNGGSLYDFYETKDGGYLSVASIEPQFFAAFCTAINCPDLIPGGIDPPDSKNVKSRIRQIIKTKTRGEWTELFRNIEACVEPVLSLSEALNDTNAKERGIVVEVDCADGKTVRQLASPIKFSDTPQEYKKAGVPPGTHTKEVLLELGYSEEEIENFEKTGMFN